Sequence from the bacterium genome:
GAGTGCTGGTGTGATAACTGACACAAATATTCTTTTGCCGTATAAAAGCATATTAAAACAATTTGTAGAGGTTGTTAAACCTCTACGCCAGTTATTGAATACACTTTTAGAAAGGAATGTTAATTTACGACAGACCCGAGACCTTCTCCTTCCCAAACTCATCTCAGGTGAAATCGATGTGTCGGAATTAGACATTGCTATAAGGGAGCAGGAATAATGAAAGGACAAATTGTTTTATACAAGAACCGGCTTGAGGTCAGATTAGAACAGGACACAGTATGGCTGCGGCAGGAACAAATAGCCGAATTATTTGGAACTCAGCGTCCTGCGGTTACAAAGCATTTGTCTAACATATTCAAATCAAAAGAGTTGCAAGAAAAATCAGTATGTTCCATTTTGGAACATACTGCCTCCGACGGAAAAGTGTATAAGACGAAATTTTACAATCTGGATGCTATTATTTCAGTCGGTTATAGGGTCAACTCAACCCGGGCTACTCAATTCCGTATCTGGGCAACGAATGTGTTAAAAAGGCATCTTGTTGACGGGTATACTATCAATGAAAAACGACTTAAGGTTGCCGAGCATAAATATAATGAATTACAGAACTCATTGCGGTTATTAAGCAATGTTCTTGCTCTTGACGAAGTTTCTGACGAGACCAAAGGTTTGATTCAAGTTATAACTGAGTATTCCCGTGCACTTGACCTTCTGGATGAGTATGACAATAACAGATTACCTATCCCAAAAGGGACAACTCAGTTAAAATATACACTTACTTACCAGGAAGCGAGGATAATTATAGATGAGATGAGGGAAAAATTTAAAACCTCTTCACTTTTTGGACGGGAAAAAGATAAAAGTTTTGAAAGTTCGCTTAATACAATTTATCAGACTTATGATGGTAAAGAGCTTTATCCTACAATAGAAGAAAAATCGGCAAACCTATTATATTTTGTTGTCAAAAATCATAGTTTTGTGGATGGCAATAAAAGAATTGCAGCAGCGATTTTTATCTGTTTTCTACAAAAGAATGGAATTTTGACCCGTAAAGATGGGACAAGACGCATTGATAATAACGCTTTGGTTGCCTTAACCCTGATGATTGCCACAAGCAAGCCATCAGAAAAAGATGCGATGATTAAGGTCATATTAAATTTATTAGGAGAATAAAGTATGTGGCCAAAAAATAACGATTACTCAGAATCCGCATTAGTAGAAAGACCAGCAATGGACTTATTCAGCCAATTAGGCTGGTCTGTCCAAAATTGCTTACACGAGTGTGACGAGAATGGCAAAAGTTTTCTCGGTAGAGAGACAAAAGCAGATGTTATTCTTGTCTCAAAACTCAAACCTGCTCTGAAAAGGATTAATCCATCTCTTTCTGAAACTGTCATTGATGAAGCAATAAAATCATTAACTGCGGATAGAAGTTTGATGGGAATGGTATCCGCAAACCGTGAGGTATTTGATTTTCTTAAAAATGGAATTCTTGTTTCCTATCTGAATAATAAAAATGAGCAGGTTTCTGAACGAGTCCAAATTGTTGACTGGATAAATATAGAAAACAACGATTTCTTTCTAACTTCACAGTTTTGGATTTCAGGCGAAATGTATACCAGAAGATTTGACCTTTTAGGGTTTGTTAATGGCATACCACTTCTTTTTATGGAACTCAAAGCATCTCATCGCCAT
This genomic interval carries:
- the rhuM gene encoding RhuM family protein; the protein is MKGQIVLYKNRLEVRLEQDTVWLRQEQIAELFGTQRPAVTKHLSNIFKSKELQEKSVCSILEHTASDGKVYKTKFYNLDAIISVGYRVNSTRATQFRIWATNVLKRHLVDGYTINEKRLKVAEHKYNELQNSLRLLSNVLALDEVSDETKGLIQVITEYSRALDLLDEYDNNRLPIPKGTTQLKYTLTYQEARIIIDEMREKFKTSSLFGREKDKSFESSLNTIYQTYDGKELYPTIEEKSANLLYFVVKNHSFVDGNKRIAAAIFICFLQKNGILTRKDGTRRIDNNALVALTLMIATSKPSEKDAMIKVILNLLGE